The following are encoded together in the Streptomyces sp. NBC_00341 genome:
- a CDS encoding sugar phosphate isomerase/epimerase family protein, whose protein sequence is MNDGRLSINQETIKQWSLPELTEGCVKAGIDKVGLWRAPVQEYGVEATARLLSDAGLSVTSLCRGGFLTALDPAGRARALDDNRAALDEAAGLSTDTLVLVSGGLPAGSKDLYGARERIADALGQLAPYAAERGVRLAIEPLHPMFASDRCVVSTLSQALDLAERFPADQVGVVVDTYHLWWDDQAPAQIARAGAGGRIHSFQLADWITPLPAGVLVGRGQLGDGCVDFRAFRTAVEATGFDGPIEVEIFNEELWARDGSEVLAEVAARYAEHAC, encoded by the coding sequence ATGAACGACGGCCGTCTCTCCATCAACCAGGAGACCATCAAGCAGTGGTCGCTGCCGGAGCTGACCGAGGGCTGCGTGAAGGCGGGCATCGACAAGGTGGGCCTGTGGCGGGCCCCCGTCCAGGAGTACGGCGTAGAGGCGACAGCCCGTCTCCTCTCCGACGCGGGCCTGTCCGTCACCAGCCTCTGCCGGGGCGGCTTCCTCACCGCCCTCGACCCGGCCGGGCGGGCCCGCGCCCTGGACGACAACCGCGCGGCGCTCGATGAGGCGGCGGGCCTGTCCACGGACACCCTGGTGCTGGTCTCGGGCGGCCTCCCGGCCGGATCCAAGGACCTGTACGGCGCCCGCGAGCGCATCGCGGACGCCCTGGGGCAACTGGCCCCGTACGCGGCGGAGCGCGGCGTGCGCCTGGCGATCGAACCGCTGCACCCGATGTTCGCCTCCGACCGCTGCGTGGTCTCCACGCTGTCCCAGGCCCTGGACCTCGCGGAACGCTTCCCGGCGGACCAGGTCGGGGTCGTCGTCGACACCTACCACCTGTGGTGGGACGACCAGGCGCCGGCGCAGATCGCCCGCGCGGGCGCGGGCGGCCGGATCCACTCCTTCCAGCTCGCCGACTGGATCACCCCGCTGCCGGCGGGCGTGCTGGTCGGCCGGGGCCAACTGGGCGACGGCTGCGTGGACTTCCGCGCCTTCCGGACGGCGGTCGAGGCGACGGGCTTCGACGGCCCGATCGAGGTGGAGATCTTCAACGAGGAGCTGTGGGCCCGCGACGGCTCGGAGGTGCTGGCCGAGGTCGCCGCCCGGTATGCGGAGCACGCCTGCTGA
- a CDS encoding dihydrodipicolinate synthase family protein — MTIHLPQGPYEPRTTPLDLAPGGAPLASRTVFSAAHVVADPYADVSPDSPAAVDWDATLAFRRHLWSHGLGVAEAMDTAQRGMGLDWAGAAELIRRSAAEARSVGGAIACGVGTDQLPPGPASLAEVRSAYEEQLALVEGSGAQAILMASRALAAAANGPQDYLETYAHLLRQATEPVVLHWLGPMFDPALDGYWGSADLDAATDTFLQVIAEHPDKVDGIKISLLDAEREIDVRRRLPSGVRCYTGDDFNYPELIAGDDRGFSHALLGIFDPLGPLAAHAVRVLDTGDTKGFRELLDPTVELSRHLFRSPTRYYKTGVVFLAWLAGHQDHFTMVGGLQSARSLPHLAKAYELADRLGLFPDPELAESRMRALLTVNGGTR, encoded by the coding sequence GTGACCATCCACCTCCCGCAGGGGCCGTACGAGCCCCGCACCACCCCCCTCGACCTCGCCCCCGGCGGGGCGCCCCTGGCCTCCCGTACGGTCTTCTCGGCCGCCCACGTCGTGGCCGACCCGTACGCCGACGTCAGCCCCGACTCCCCGGCCGCCGTCGACTGGGACGCCACCCTCGCCTTCCGCCGCCACCTCTGGTCGCACGGCCTCGGGGTCGCGGAGGCCATGGACACCGCCCAGCGCGGCATGGGCCTGGACTGGGCCGGCGCCGCCGAGCTGATCCGCCGCTCGGCGGCGGAGGCCAGGTCCGTCGGCGGCGCGATCGCCTGCGGCGTCGGCACCGACCAGCTCCCGCCCGGCCCCGCCTCGCTGGCAGAGGTCCGGTCCGCGTACGAGGAGCAGCTCGCCCTGGTCGAGGGGAGCGGTGCGCAGGCCATCCTGATGGCCTCCCGCGCACTCGCCGCCGCGGCGAACGGCCCGCAGGACTACCTGGAGACGTACGCGCACCTGCTGCGCCAGGCCACCGAGCCGGTCGTGCTGCACTGGCTCGGCCCGATGTTCGACCCGGCGCTGGACGGCTACTGGGGCTCCGCGGACCTCGACGCGGCCACCGACACCTTCCTCCAGGTCATCGCGGAGCACCCGGACAAGGTCGACGGCATCAAGATCTCCCTCCTCGACGCGGAGCGCGAGATCGACGTCCGGCGCCGGCTGCCCAGCGGGGTGCGCTGCTACACGGGCGACGACTTCAACTACCCCGAGCTGATCGCGGGCGACGACCGGGGCTTCAGCCACGCCCTGCTCGGCATCTTCGACCCGCTCGGCCCGCTGGCCGCCCACGCGGTCCGGGTCCTGGACACCGGCGACACCAAGGGCTTCCGCGAACTCCTGGACCCGACGGTCGAGTTGTCCCGTCACCTCTTCCGGTCGCCGACCCGCTACTACAAGACGGGCGTGGTGTTCCTCGCCTGGCTGGCCGGCCACCAGGACCACTTCACGATGGTGGGCGGCCTCCAGTCGGCCCGCTCGCTGCCGCATCTGGCGAAGGCGTACGAACTGGCCGACCGGCTGGGCCTGTTCCCCGACCCGGAACTGGCCGAGTCCCGGATGCGCGCGCTCCTCACGGTCAACGGAGGCACCCGATGA
- a CDS encoding Gfo/Idh/MocA family protein: MTRRTVRIAMNGVTGRMGYRQHLVRSVLAIREQGGLDLGNGDVLWPEPVLVGRRAHALEALAEQHGLTEWSTDLDAVLADETIDIYFDAQVTSARVDAIKKAIAAGKHIYTEKPTATDVEGALELARLARDAGIKHGVVQDKIFLPGLLKLKRLIDGGFFGEILSVRGEFGYWVFEGDWQEAQRPSWNYRSQDGGGIVVDMFPHWEYVLHELFGRVTTVQAHVQTHIPERWDEYGKPYAATADDAAYGIFQLESGAVAQINSSWTVRVNRDELVEFQVDGTHGSAVAGLRNCRVQHRSATPKPVWNPDLPATESFRDQWQEVPDNTVFDNGFKAQWELFLRHIVLDEPYTWDLMAGARGVQLAELGLKSSADGRRFDVPELSL, from the coding sequence GTGACACGCAGGACAGTGCGCATCGCCATGAACGGCGTCACGGGTCGCATGGGATACCGGCAGCACCTGGTGCGCTCGGTCCTCGCGATCAGGGAGCAGGGCGGCCTCGACCTCGGCAACGGCGACGTGCTCTGGCCCGAGCCGGTCCTCGTCGGCCGCCGGGCCCACGCCCTGGAGGCGCTTGCCGAGCAGCACGGCCTCACCGAGTGGTCGACCGACCTCGACGCGGTGCTCGCGGACGAGACCATCGACATCTACTTCGACGCCCAGGTCACCTCGGCGCGCGTCGACGCGATCAAGAAGGCCATCGCGGCGGGCAAGCACATCTACACCGAGAAGCCCACCGCCACCGACGTCGAAGGCGCCCTGGAGCTGGCCCGGCTCGCCCGGGACGCCGGCATCAAGCACGGCGTCGTCCAGGACAAGATCTTCCTGCCGGGCCTGCTGAAGCTGAAGCGCCTCATCGACGGCGGTTTCTTCGGGGAGATCCTCTCCGTGCGCGGCGAGTTCGGCTACTGGGTCTTCGAGGGCGACTGGCAGGAGGCCCAGCGCCCCTCCTGGAACTACCGCTCGCAGGACGGCGGCGGCATCGTCGTCGACATGTTCCCGCACTGGGAGTACGTGCTCCACGAGCTGTTCGGCCGGGTCACCACCGTCCAGGCGCACGTCCAGACGCACATCCCGGAGCGCTGGGACGAGTACGGCAAGCCGTACGCCGCGACCGCCGACGACGCCGCGTACGGCATCTTCCAGCTGGAGAGCGGCGCCGTCGCGCAGATCAACTCCTCCTGGACGGTGCGGGTCAACCGCGACGAGCTGGTCGAGTTCCAGGTCGACGGCACCCACGGTTCCGCCGTCGCGGGGCTGCGCAACTGCCGCGTCCAGCACCGCTCGGCCACCCCCAAGCCGGTCTGGAACCCCGACCTCCCGGCCACCGAGTCCTTCCGCGACCAGTGGCAGGAAGTCCCCGACAACACCGTCTTCGACAACGGCTTCAAGGCCCAGTGGGAGCTGTTCCTGCGCCACATCGTGCTGGACGAGCCCTACACCTGGGACCTGATGGCGGGCGCGCGCGGCGTCCAGCTCGCGGAGCTAGGCCTCAAGTCCTCCGCGGACGGCCGCCGCTTCGACGTCCCGGAGCTCAGCCTGTGA
- a CDS encoding LacI family DNA-binding transcriptional regulator: MTVTLADVAARARVSPATVSRVLNGNYPVAASTRERVLRAVDDLDYVLNGPASSLAAATSDLIGILVNDIADPFFGIMAGAAQSEIGGPGDGSGRAGGEKLAIVCNTGGTPERELTYLTLLQRQRAAAVVLTGGAVEDPAHQAAMSAKLAKLADAGTRVVLCGRPPLPDSASVLAALAFDNRGGGRRLTEHLISLGHRSIGYAAGPLERTTTRHRLEGHHEAMRAAGLYGDGDGGGAAAAKDGGSRTEERLTVHGSYDRSSGYDATVELLRREPGITAVVAANDTVALGAAAAIRDRGLRIPEDVSVAGFDDLPFSVDVVPALTTVRLPLFEAGARAGRLAMGKETPPPGGIATIPAELMVRGSTAAPRG; encoded by the coding sequence ATGACAGTCACCCTGGCGGACGTGGCGGCTCGCGCCCGGGTGTCCCCGGCCACGGTGTCCCGTGTGCTGAACGGCAACTACCCGGTGGCCGCGTCCACTCGGGAGCGGGTCCTGCGTGCGGTGGACGATCTGGACTACGTGCTGAACGGGCCCGCCAGCTCACTCGCGGCGGCCACCTCCGACCTGATCGGCATCCTGGTCAACGACATCGCGGACCCGTTCTTCGGGATCATGGCGGGCGCCGCGCAGTCGGAGATCGGCGGTCCGGGCGACGGTTCCGGCCGGGCGGGCGGCGAGAAGCTCGCGATCGTCTGCAACACCGGCGGCACCCCGGAACGCGAGCTCACCTACCTGACCCTGCTCCAGCGCCAGCGCGCCGCCGCCGTCGTCCTCACCGGCGGCGCGGTGGAGGACCCGGCGCACCAGGCCGCGATGTCCGCGAAGCTGGCGAAGCTCGCGGACGCCGGGACCAGAGTGGTCCTGTGCGGGCGGCCCCCGCTGCCGGACAGCGCATCGGTCCTGGCCGCGCTCGCCTTCGACAACCGGGGCGGCGGCCGGCGGCTGACCGAGCACCTGATCTCGCTGGGCCACCGCAGCATCGGCTACGCGGCGGGACCGCTGGAGCGGACCACGACCCGCCACCGGCTGGAGGGCCACCACGAAGCGATGAGGGCGGCGGGGCTGTACGGGGACGGAGACGGGGGCGGTGCTGCCGCAGCCAAGGACGGGGGCTCCCGTACCGAGGAGCGCCTCACCGTGCACGGCTCCTACGACCGCAGCTCCGGCTACGACGCCACGGTCGAACTCCTGCGCCGCGAACCGGGGATCACGGCCGTCGTCGCCGCGAACGACACGGTGGCCCTGGGCGCCGCCGCGGCGATCCGCGACCGCGGTCTGCGCATCCCCGAGGACGTCTCGGTGGCCGGCTTCGACGATCTGCCGTTCTCGGTGGACGTGGTCCCGGCGCTGACGACCGTACGGCTGCCGCTCTTCGAGGCGGGGGCGCGGGCGGGCCGGCTGGCGATGGGCAAGGAGACCCCGCCGCCGGGCGGCATCGCGACGATCCCGGCGGAGCTGATGGTGCGCGGCTCGACGGCGGCGCCCCGGGGGTGA
- a CDS encoding sugar phosphate isomerase/epimerase, producing MKLAFSTLGVPGLPISEVVRLAAEHGYQGVELRAHPEEPVHPGLSMLERADVVEEFKRGGIEILTVAGYVRAAAEGEDQPVLDELAGLVELARDLGARNVRVFPGGGDQDPETADATAARRLAAAAPYAADMGVRILLETHDSHRAGAAVARVVGTVGHGSIGALWDIMHTWLAGEEPVASHAVLAPHLGYVQVKDIASAEETEPLALGAGVLPLRACLDTLDADSWVCWEYEKRWHPGAAELPGLLSAGREHLLRLGAPKQ from the coding sequence GTGAAGCTCGCTTTCTCCACCCTCGGGGTGCCGGGGCTGCCGATATCCGAGGTCGTCCGGCTGGCCGCCGAGCACGGCTACCAGGGGGTGGAGCTGCGCGCCCACCCGGAGGAGCCGGTGCACCCCGGGCTCTCGATGCTCGAACGCGCCGACGTGGTCGAGGAGTTCAAGCGGGGCGGGATCGAGATCCTGACCGTGGCCGGTTATGTCAGGGCCGCGGCGGAGGGCGAGGACCAGCCGGTGCTCGACGAGCTCGCCGGCCTGGTGGAGCTGGCCCGGGACCTGGGCGCACGCAATGTCCGGGTCTTCCCCGGCGGCGGCGACCAGGACCCCGAGACCGCCGACGCGACCGCCGCCCGCAGGCTGGCCGCCGCCGCTCCGTACGCCGCGGACATGGGCGTACGCATCCTGCTGGAGACCCACGACTCGCACCGCGCGGGAGCCGCCGTGGCGCGGGTGGTGGGGACGGTGGGGCACGGGAGCATCGGTGCGCTGTGGGACATCATGCACACCTGGCTGGCCGGTGAGGAACCGGTCGCGAGCCATGCGGTGCTGGCCCCGCACCTGGGCTACGTCCAGGTGAAGGACATCGCCTCCGCCGAGGAGACCGAGCCCCTCGCCCTGGGCGCCGGGGTGCTGCCGCTGCGGGCCTGCCTGGACACCCTGGACGCGGACAGCTGGGTCTGCTGGGAGTACGAGAAGCGCTGGCACCCGGGGGCGGCGGAGCTGCCGGGGCTGCTGAGCGCGGGGCGCGAGCACCTGCTGCGGCTGGGCGCGCCGAAGCAGTAG
- a CDS encoding EamA family transporter: MRPLHIALAALVAAVWGVNFVVIELGLAHFPPLLFSALRFLVAALPAVFFVGRPKVAWKWIVGVGLVLGMAKFGLLFIGMDRGMGAGLSSLVLQVQAVFTALFAALALGERPGRVRVLGMGVALAGIGVAAVDEGASGPVLAFVLVIAAAACWGVSNVLTRKAAPPDALNFMVWVSTVPVLPLLGLSLLFEGWDRDTRALAALDWSAAGIIVYVAWITTVFGFGAWGFLLSRYPASSVAPFTLLVPVFGMSSAALLLDESVSPLRWCAAALLVGGVALTSLAGARRPRGVTPKSPEPAPV, encoded by the coding sequence ATGCGTCCCCTCCACATCGCCCTGGCCGCCCTGGTGGCAGCCGTCTGGGGTGTCAATTTCGTCGTCATCGAGCTGGGCCTCGCCCACTTCCCACCGCTGCTCTTCTCCGCCCTGCGCTTCCTGGTCGCGGCGCTGCCCGCGGTCTTCTTCGTCGGCCGCCCGAAGGTCGCGTGGAAGTGGATCGTGGGGGTGGGTCTTGTCCTCGGGATGGCCAAGTTCGGGCTGCTGTTCATCGGCATGGACCGGGGGATGGGCGCCGGACTCTCCTCCCTGGTCCTCCAGGTCCAGGCCGTCTTCACCGCCCTGTTCGCGGCGCTCGCGCTGGGCGAACGGCCGGGGCGGGTAAGGGTGCTGGGGATGGGCGTGGCCCTCGCCGGCATCGGGGTCGCGGCGGTCGACGAAGGGGCGAGCGGGCCGGTCCTCGCCTTCGTCCTGGTGATCGCGGCGGCGGCCTGCTGGGGCGTGTCCAACGTGCTGACCCGCAAGGCCGCCCCGCCCGACGCCCTCAACTTCATGGTCTGGGTCTCCACCGTCCCGGTGCTGCCGCTGCTCGGGCTCTCGCTCCTCTTCGAGGGCTGGGACCGTGATACGCGGGCACTGGCCGCGCTCGACTGGAGCGCCGCCGGAATCATCGTCTACGTCGCCTGGATCACCACGGTGTTCGGCTTCGGGGCCTGGGGCTTCCTGCTGAGCCGGTACCCGGCGTCCTCTGTGGCCCCGTTCACCCTGCTGGTGCCGGTCTTCGGGATGTCGTCCGCCGCCCTGCTGCTCGACGAGTCGGTGAGCCCGCTGCGGTGGTGCGCGGCGGCGCTGCTGGTCGGCGGGGTGGCGCTGACCTCGCTGGCGGGGGCGCGGCGGCCCAGGGGCGTGACGCCGAAGAGCCCGGAGCCGGCCCCCGTCTGA
- a CDS encoding LysR family transcriptional regulator, whose protein sequence is MLDLSRLRALHAISVHGSVAGAAAALGYTPSAVSQQITKLERETRTTLLERRGRGVALTEEALHLAATAQQLLAIVEQAETTLEERRGLPTGRLSIGAFASAARGLLPGVLAELDREHPALDVRMTEVDPHLSVDLVAKGVIDLAVAHDWDIAPLPAPEGVAQAVIGEDRCDLLVPAGHRLAGRDGVRREELARERWICQPPGTVCHDWLVRTLRTAGYEPDIRHQAEENHTQLALLAAGLGVAMMPRLGRGPLPDGVVAVRIEPVPVRRLYALWRTEAARRPAITAAVSALQAHGADVGLR, encoded by the coding sequence GTGCTCGATCTCTCCCGGCTGCGCGCGCTGCACGCCATCTCCGTCCACGGTTCCGTCGCGGGCGCCGCCGCCGCGCTCGGCTACACCCCGTCGGCGGTCTCGCAGCAGATCACCAAGCTGGAGCGGGAGACCCGTACGACGCTGCTGGAGCGTCGCGGACGCGGGGTCGCGCTCACCGAGGAGGCGCTCCATCTGGCCGCCACCGCCCAGCAGTTGCTGGCGATCGTGGAGCAGGCGGAGACGACGCTGGAGGAGCGCAGGGGGCTGCCGACGGGGCGGCTGTCGATCGGCGCGTTCGCCTCGGCGGCGCGCGGGCTGCTGCCCGGGGTGCTGGCGGAGCTGGACCGCGAGCACCCGGCCCTGGACGTCCGGATGACCGAGGTCGATCCGCACCTCTCGGTCGACCTGGTGGCCAAGGGCGTGATCGACCTGGCCGTCGCGCACGACTGGGACATCGCGCCGCTGCCCGCCCCGGAGGGCGTGGCGCAGGCGGTGATCGGGGAGGACCGCTGCGATCTGCTGGTGCCCGCGGGTCACCGGCTGGCGGGCCGGGACGGGGTGCGGCGCGAGGAGTTGGCGCGGGAGCGGTGGATCTGCCAGCCACCCGGGACGGTCTGCCACGACTGGCTCGTACGGACGCTGCGCACGGCGGGCTACGAGCCGGACATCCGGCACCAGGCCGAGGAGAATCACACCCAACTGGCCCTGCTCGCCGCCGGTCTCGGGGTCGCGATGATGCCCCGGCTGGGGCGCGGACCGCTGCCGGACGGGGTGGTGGCGGTGCGGATCGAGCCGGTTCCGGTGCGCCGGCTGTACGCGCTGTGGCGTACGGAGGCGGCCCGCCGCCCCGCGATCACGGCGGCCGTCTCGGCGCTCCAGGCGCACGGCGCGGACGTGGGGCTGCGGTAG
- a CDS encoding glycoside hydrolase family 3 protein, producing the protein MHHRPSRRTLLTATAATAVVAATGTAVAPGAVAAPNSSGSSHNSAATTRRLKRIVSRMSLEEKVGQLFVMRVYGHSATEPDQADIDANLAEIGVRTAAEMIAKYHVGGIIYFTWAHNTRDPHQIADLSNGIQRAGLAGPSSLPLLISTDQEHGIVCRVGEPATLMPGAMALGAGRSRSDAREAGRIAGAELAAIGICQNYAPDADVNVNPANPVIGVRSFGSDPQSVAGMVAAQVKGYQSAGIASTAKHFPGHGDTSTDSHTGLPVITHTREQWAELDRPPFRAAIAAGIDSIMTAHIVVPALDPAEDPATLSRPILTGILREELGYDGVVVTDSLGMEGVRTKYGDARVPVLAVQAGVDQLLNPPDLDVSWNALLAAVKSGEVSEARIDESILRILRLKTKLGLFEDPFVSRRGVDRTVGTRSHLAAADRIAEHTTTLLANEGALLPLSRRSHRKLLVVGADPASPSGTTGPPTATLAAEFKELGYAATALSTGTAPAQADIDAAVAAARGKDAVVVGTYNVTATSSQRTLVSALAATGVPVITLAIRNPYDIAQLDGTGHAASLAAYSWTDVELRAAARVIAGRAEPRGTLPVPVQRADDPSRVLYPVGYGLSY; encoded by the coding sequence GTGCACCACCGCCCCTCCAGACGCACCCTCCTCACCGCCACCGCCGCCACCGCAGTCGTCGCGGCGACGGGCACGGCGGTCGCCCCCGGCGCCGTCGCCGCCCCGAACTCCTCGGGCAGCAGCCACAACTCCGCAGCCACCACCCGGCGGCTGAAGCGGATCGTCTCCCGGATGAGCCTGGAGGAGAAGGTCGGCCAGCTGTTCGTCATGCGGGTCTACGGGCACTCCGCCACCGAGCCCGACCAGGCCGACATCGACGCCAACCTCGCCGAGATCGGCGTGCGCACCGCGGCGGAGATGATCGCCAAGTACCACGTCGGCGGCATCATCTACTTCACCTGGGCGCACAACACCCGTGACCCGCACCAGATCGCGGATCTCTCCAACGGCATCCAGCGCGCCGGTCTGGCGGGTCCCAGCTCCCTGCCGCTCCTCATCTCCACCGACCAGGAGCACGGCATCGTCTGCCGGGTCGGTGAGCCCGCCACGCTGATGCCGGGCGCGATGGCGCTGGGCGCGGGCCGTTCGCGCTCCGACGCCCGTGAGGCGGGACGCATCGCGGGCGCAGAGCTGGCCGCGATCGGCATCTGCCAGAACTACGCCCCGGACGCGGACGTCAACGTCAACCCGGCGAACCCGGTGATCGGGGTGCGCTCCTTCGGCTCGGACCCGCAGTCGGTGGCCGGGATGGTCGCGGCCCAGGTGAAGGGGTACCAGAGCGCCGGGATCGCCTCCACGGCCAAGCACTTCCCCGGTCACGGCGACACCAGCACCGACAGCCACACCGGACTGCCGGTCATCACCCACACCCGCGAGCAGTGGGCCGAGCTGGACAGGCCGCCGTTCCGGGCCGCGATCGCCGCCGGTATCGACTCGATCATGACCGCGCACATCGTGGTGCCCGCGCTCGACCCGGCCGAGGACCCCGCGACCCTGTCCCGGCCCATCCTCACCGGAATCCTGCGCGAGGAGCTGGGGTACGACGGCGTCGTGGTCACCGACTCGCTCGGCATGGAGGGCGTGCGGACCAAGTACGGCGACGCGCGCGTGCCGGTGCTCGCCGTACAGGCGGGCGTCGACCAGCTGCTCAACCCGCCGGACCTCGACGTCTCCTGGAACGCCCTGCTGGCGGCCGTGAAGAGCGGCGAGGTCAGTGAGGCCCGGATCGACGAATCGATCCTGCGCATCCTGCGGCTGAAGACGAAGCTGGGGCTGTTCGAGGACCCGTTCGTCAGCCGCCGGGGCGTGGACCGTACGGTCGGCACCCGGTCGCACCTGGCCGCCGCCGACCGGATCGCGGAGCACACCACCACGCTGCTGGCCAACGAGGGCGCGCTGCTGCCGCTGTCGCGCCGCTCGCACCGGAAGCTGCTGGTGGTGGGGGCCGATCCGGCCTCCCCGTCCGGTACGACGGGACCGCCGACCGCCACCCTGGCCGCGGAGTTCAAGGAGCTGGGGTACGCGGCCACCGCCCTGTCCACCGGCACCGCGCCCGCCCAGGCGGACATCGACGCGGCGGTGGCGGCCGCGCGGGGCAAGGACGCGGTGGTGGTGGGCACGTACAACGTCACGGCGACCAGCTCGCAGCGGACCCTGGTGAGCGCGCTGGCCGCGACCGGCGTGCCGGTGATCACGCTCGCGATCCGCAATCCGTACGACATCGCCCAGCTGGACGGTACGGGGCACGCGGCGAGCCTCGCCGCGTACTCCTGGACGGATGTCGAACTGCGGGCGGCGGCCCGGGTGATCGCGGGCCGCGCCGAACCTCGTGGCACCCTGCCGGTGCCGGTCCAGCGCGCGGACGACCCGTCGCGGGTGCTGTACCCGGTGGGCTACGGGCTGTCGTACTGA
- a CDS encoding S28 family serine protease — MRKALRGVLSLAMLIGTVSATGASAGAATAAEPAALRSAVGDTGTSTDIKDRILAIPGMSLIEEKPYPGYRYFVLDYTQPVDHRHPSKGTFKQRITLLHKDTSRPTVFFTSGYNVSTNPSRSEPTRIVDGNQVSLEYRFFTPSRPSPADWSKLDIWQAASDQHRVFTALKKIYSKNWLTTGGSKGGMTATYYERYYPKDMDGVVAYVAPNDVVDKEDSTYDRFLANVGTKECRDKLNGVQRQALVRREPLEKKYRQYAADNGYTFNTVGSLDKAYEAVVMDYVWAFWQYSLLADCDSLPADAKSATDQAIWDSVDSISGFSAYADQGLETYTPYYYQAGTQLGSPDIKQPWLGKLSRYGYQPPRTFVPRSIPMKFRPGAMRDIDNWVQHHADHMLYVYGENDPYGAERFRLGRGARDSHVFTVPGGNHGATVAGLVPAENATATAAILRWAGVSPAAVQADPAKAKPLAEFDAVLDKRDLTTEHRLGHRRP, encoded by the coding sequence ATGCGCAAGGCTCTCAGAGGTGTCCTGTCGCTCGCGATGCTCATCGGCACAGTGAGTGCGACGGGTGCCTCCGCCGGGGCGGCCACCGCCGCAGAACCGGCCGCGCTCCGTTCCGCCGTCGGTGACACCGGTACGAGTACGGACATCAAGGACCGCATCCTGGCCATCCCGGGAATGAGCCTGATCGAGGAGAAGCCCTACCCGGGCTACCGCTACTTCGTCCTCGACTACACCCAGCCGGTCGACCACCGGCACCCGTCCAAGGGAACGTTCAAGCAGCGGATCACCCTGCTGCACAAGGACACCTCCCGCCCGACGGTGTTCTTCACCAGCGGATACAACGTCTCCACCAACCCGAGCCGCTCCGAGCCGACCCGGATCGTGGACGGCAACCAGGTCTCGCTGGAGTACCGGTTCTTCACCCCGTCGCGCCCGTCGCCCGCCGACTGGTCCAAGCTCGACATCTGGCAGGCCGCCAGCGACCAGCACCGGGTCTTCACCGCGCTGAAGAAGATCTACTCGAAGAACTGGCTGACCACCGGCGGTTCCAAGGGCGGCATGACGGCCACGTACTACGAGCGCTACTACCCGAAGGACATGGACGGTGTCGTCGCTTACGTCGCGCCCAACGACGTGGTCGACAAGGAGGACTCGACGTACGACCGGTTCCTGGCGAACGTCGGGACCAAGGAGTGCCGCGACAAGCTGAACGGCGTACAGCGCCAGGCGCTCGTCCGCCGGGAGCCGCTGGAGAAGAAGTACCGGCAGTACGCCGCAGACAACGGCTACACCTTCAACACCGTCGGCTCGCTCGACAAGGCGTACGAAGCCGTCGTCATGGACTACGTCTGGGCGTTCTGGCAGTACAGCCTGCTCGCCGACTGCGACTCCCTCCCGGCCGACGCCAAGTCCGCCACGGACCAGGCGATCTGGGACTCCGTCGACTCGATCTCCGGCTTCTCCGCCTACGCCGACCAGGGCCTGGAGACGTACACGCCGTACTACTACCAGGCGGGCACCCAGCTCGGCTCGCCCGACATCAAGCAGCCCTGGCTCGGCAAGCTGAGCCGCTACGGCTACCAGCCGCCGCGCACCTTCGTGCCGCGCTCCATCCCGATGAAGTTCCGGCCCGGGGCGATGCGTGACATCGACAACTGGGTGCAGCACCACGCCGACCACATGCTGTACGTGTACGGGGAGAACGACCCCTACGGCGCGGAGCGCTTCCGGCTCGGCCGCGGAGCCCGTGACAGTCACGTCTTCACCGTGCCCGGCGGCAACCACGGGGCGACCGTCGCCGGTCTCGTCCCGGCCGAGAACGCCACGGCCACCGCCGCCATCCTGCGCTGGGCGGGCGTCTCCCCGGCCGCCGTCCAGGCGGACCCGGCGAAGGCGAAGCCGCTCGCCGAGTTCGACGCGGTGCTCGACAAGCGGGACCTGACGACCGAGCACCGGCTCGGCCACCGGCGCCCGTAG